From Triticum aestivum cultivar Chinese Spring chromosome 4A, IWGSC CS RefSeq v2.1, whole genome shotgun sequence, a single genomic window includes:
- the LOC123083264 gene encoding dirigent protein 15, which translates to MATPTDEPTITMETCGDVSDDPTMETIGVLSDVPIVSKSLPTGAISANFKVTRGFGGIAENAKVNIDRLYLRQIMTGWEANQSDVIKPNTVTGLGKTVVNNWGIYDGPGSKAKLVAKTHGMHTFAGKWSNWFTLVFVVERFEASTLQVMGANDEDEADNEWAIVGGTGEFTMARGIIQRRVYSVTDSTLTHALTIEFFCRMKEVVPSPTKRGTVGGNRGTLPWEMEGKSQRLENVTIYHVGAVEGFQFS; encoded by the exons ATGGCCACACCCACCGATGAACCCACCATCACCATGGAGACCTGCGGCGACGTCTCCGACGACCCCACCATGGAGACCATCGGTGTCCTCTCCGATGTTCCCATTGTGAGCAAAAGCCTCCCCACAGGCGCCATCTCCGCCAATTTCAAGGTCACTCGTGGCTTCGGTGGAATCGCGGAGAACGCCAAGGTGAACATCGACAGGCTGTATCTGCGCCAGATCATGACGGGCTGGGAGGCGAATCAGTCGGATGTGATAAAGCCCAATACTGTGACTGGGCTAGGTAAAACTGTTGTGAACAACTGGGGGATCTATGACGGCCCTGGCTCCAAGGCGAAACTGGTAGCCAAAACGCATGGCATGCACACATTTGCCGGCAAATGGAGCAATTGGTTCACCCTGGTGTTTGTGGTCGAAAG GTTCGAAGCGTCCACTCTTCAGGTTATGGGAGCTAATGATGAGGATGAAGCAGATAATGAGTGGGCCATTGTAGGTGGGACCGGTGAATTCACAATGGCTCGCGGTATCATCCAGAGAAGAGTATATAGTGTAACAGACAGTACATTAACACATGCGCTTACTATTGAATTCTTCTGCCGCATGAAGGAG GTCGTCCCTTCACCTACAAAGAGAGGAACAGTTGGTGGAAATAGAGGCACCCTGCCTTGGGAAATGGAAGGCAAATCCCAACGTCTAGAAAATGTGACAATCTACCATGTAGGTGCAGTTGAAGGGTTTCAATTTTCCTAA